The Nitrospira sp. genome window below encodes:
- a CDS encoding radical SAM protein, which translates to MALPRVLLVIPPLTQLNTPYPSTAYLTGFLESRGIHAEQADIGIEMVLRLFSQDGLHRVFEQLHTHTNDLPKEAVRMMRAERAYVQMIEPVVLFLQGRTPEAAAQLIEPGVLPEGPRLRGRKKFARSVSVDDRAKQRATFFLEDLADLVQATITPHFSLSRYAEHIARSASSFDQIINGLMAPPNLMDQWLLEAFWEQFDRVNPSLVGLSIPFPGNLYGGFLIANAIKQRHPDIPVAIGGGYVNTELRRVTDARVFDYIDFITLDNGERPLLSLVESLSGSRSRESLCRTLYRSKNRVVYVDNPSATDFSMNDIGCPTYRGLKLDRYLTILDSINPMHRLWSEGHWNKLTVAHGCYWKQCTFCDVGLNYISRYEMTPTDRLIQQIEHLITETGRTGFHFVDEAAPPAALKALALALLERKAKITWWGNIRFETAFSTDLCRLLAASGCIAVTAGLEAASDRLLGSMKKGITVDQTALVAAGFKEAGVLIHAYLMYGCPSETIQETVDSLERVRQLVAADLVQSAFWHRFTVTAHSPIGLNPEAHGLQILGPEFEGFAENDLLHLDYHASTPDWIGEGLRRSLLNFLERRGLDLDVRIWFDEQVPGSTVSSAWLRQLLKSRAREDLLSVHRRCVWLGTPVTFEPNGNRSRLIHTDRGKTHVIILSESQARWLEQVILDATPRPSRAEYPLFQQACGQFPGTRSDCNAFLKTTSWKKICSAGLVLV; encoded by the coding sequence ATGGCCCTCCCTCGCGTCTTACTGGTCATCCCTCCCCTGACACAACTCAATACACCCTATCCTTCCACGGCCTATCTCACAGGATTCCTTGAGTCACGTGGAATACACGCAGAACAGGCCGACATAGGCATTGAAATGGTGCTGCGCCTGTTCAGCCAGGATGGACTACACCGTGTCTTCGAACAACTTCATACCCACACAAATGATCTTCCTAAGGAGGCCGTCAGAATGATGCGAGCGGAGCGCGCGTACGTGCAGATGATTGAACCAGTCGTGTTGTTCTTACAGGGGCGGACCCCAGAAGCTGCCGCTCAATTAATCGAACCGGGTGTACTACCAGAAGGCCCACGATTGCGAGGCCGAAAGAAATTTGCACGGTCAGTCTCCGTCGATGACCGAGCCAAACAAAGGGCCACCTTCTTTCTTGAAGACCTTGCCGATCTCGTTCAGGCCACGATCACTCCACACTTTTCTTTAAGTCGGTATGCCGAACACATTGCGCGCTCGGCCTCCTCATTCGATCAAATCATCAATGGGCTGATGGCTCCTCCCAACCTGATGGATCAATGGTTGCTAGAAGCATTCTGGGAACAGTTCGATCGAGTCAACCCATCGCTGGTTGGTCTCTCCATTCCGTTTCCAGGTAATCTTTACGGTGGGTTTCTCATCGCAAACGCCATCAAGCAGCGTCACCCAGACATTCCCGTGGCGATCGGCGGTGGCTATGTGAATACGGAGCTGCGCCGGGTTACTGATGCACGAGTGTTTGATTACATCGACTTCATCACCCTCGACAACGGTGAACGACCGCTCCTCTCCTTGGTGGAGTCTCTGTCCGGTTCACGTTCCCGTGAATCGCTCTGCCGCACACTGTATCGCTCCAAGAACCGTGTGGTGTATGTCGACAATCCATCGGCCACCGATTTTTCGATGAACGACATCGGCTGCCCCACCTACCGAGGGTTGAAGCTGGATCGATATCTCACCATTTTGGACAGCATCAACCCGATGCATCGCCTCTGGTCAGAGGGACACTGGAACAAATTAACCGTGGCTCACGGGTGCTATTGGAAACAATGTACATTTTGTGATGTGGGCCTCAACTACATCAGTCGATACGAAATGACACCAACCGATCGGCTGATCCAGCAGATTGAACACCTCATTACTGAAACTGGTCGCACCGGATTCCACTTCGTAGACGAAGCGGCTCCACCCGCGGCATTGAAGGCCCTCGCCTTGGCACTCTTGGAGCGAAAGGCTAAGATTACCTGGTGGGGCAACATCCGCTTTGAGACAGCATTTTCGACAGATCTGTGTCGTTTGCTTGCTGCCTCCGGCTGTATCGCGGTCACTGCCGGACTCGAAGCGGCGTCGGACCGCCTCTTAGGCAGTATGAAGAAAGGCATTACGGTTGATCAGACAGCACTTGTCGCGGCTGGATTTAAGGAAGCTGGTGTGCTAATTCACGCCTACCTCATGTACGGGTGCCCATCTGAAACTATCCAGGAAACCGTTGATTCACTGGAGCGCGTTCGTCAACTGGTAGCCGCAGATCTGGTTCAGTCCGCTTTTTGGCACCGCTTTACCGTCACAGCACACAGCCCAATCGGGCTCAATCCAGAGGCGCACGGTCTACAGATTCTTGGCCCTGAGTTTGAGGGATTCGCGGAAAATGACCTTCTGCATCTCGATTACCATGCTTCGACTCCAGACTGGATCGGTGAGGGGCTTCGCCGATCACTCCTTAACTTCCTTGAGCGCCGCGGACTTGATCTCGATGTCCGCATTTGGTTCGATGAACAAGTTCCCGGATCAACAGTCTCCTCGGCATGGTTACGCCAACTCCTTAAAAGTCGTGCGCGCGAAGACCTTCTTTCGGTTCACCGACGATGCGTCTGGCTGGGAACTCCCGTCACCTTTGAACCGAATGGAAACCGATCTCGACTCATTCACACTGACCGTGGAAAGACCCACGTGATCATTTTGTCTGAGTCCCAAGCCAGATGGCTTGAGCAAGTGATTCTCGACGCCACTCCTCGACCATCGCGAGCGGAATATCCGCTTTTTCAACAAGCGTGCGGTCAGTTTCCAGGAACACGTTCTGATTGCAACGCCTTTCTAAAGACCACCTCCTGGAAAAAGATTTGTTCCGCTGGGCTTGTGCTCGTGTAA
- a CDS encoding pentapeptide repeat-containing protein, translating into MYLMLREGCIKEFNAKKASGDTCDLRGCDLRGLDLRGLDADGLDLSDCYFRQSDLRGVDLSKATLEGASINACKISGVLFPNELSASEIELSLLHGTRMRYRIQ; encoded by the coding sequence ATGTACTTGATGTTGCGTGAAGGCTGCATCAAGGAGTTCAATGCCAAGAAGGCTTCCGGAGACACATGCGATCTTCGAGGGTGTGATCTGCGAGGCTTGGACCTTCGAGGCTTAGATGCCGATGGGTTGGATCTGAGCGACTGTTATTTCCGGCAATCCGATCTTCGCGGAGTCGACCTGAGCAAAGCGACGCTAGAAGGCGCCAGTATCAATGCCTGCAAAATCTCAGGCGTTCTATTTCCCAACGAGCTCAGCGCGTCAGAGATCGAACTCTCGCTGTTACATGGGACGCGAATGCGGTACCGCATACAATAG
- a CDS encoding flagellar biosynthesis protein FlgC codes for MISAIHTALTGLTAFGKQLEVVAHNIVNVNTDGFKTFKTTFVEAPASGVLPVVDKDTSSGPTVLRDTGRNQLEVELSNTDLGEELVHQMLAKRSLEANLHSIKSGDALLGSILDLKR; via the coding sequence ATGATTTCCGCCATACACACCGCACTCACGGGCCTGACTGCTTTCGGCAAACAACTCGAAGTCGTGGCACACAACATCGTCAACGTCAACACAGACGGGTTCAAAACATTCAAGACGACATTCGTCGAAGCGCCTGCCAGCGGCGTCCTCCCTGTCGTTGACAAAGACACTTCCTCCGGGCCAACGGTGCTTCGAGATACAGGCCGCAATCAATTGGAGGTCGAACTCTCGAATACCGATCTCGGCGAAGAACTCGTGCATCAGATGTTGGCAAAACGCAGCCTGGAAGCAAATCTTCACAGCATCAAAAGTGGAGATGCACTTCTAGGTAGTATCCTTGACCTAAAAAGGTAG
- a CDS encoding response regulator: MESVQEGIVFVDRENRIVSLNSVAQQLLGRGRTVVGAGLHDILRCFISGEQEAAQCPLNRMVRTGELVVIPSHFWKREDDTQFELSLSFWPRMQDGVQVGAVVVVHDLTTAMEIQRDVQRAARLAEDAPNPIVEFDATGSVLYANHGMLHVMGEWGLLESGIEAMFPENLSTMLHECLTTDVPLAGVEHVLVDHVIAWSFFPLKELGLVRAYGLDITSDVALRRAKEAAEESARAKSTFLATMSHELRTPMNGVLGCTQLLKDSSLSDQQRELIETMHRSADALLTLVNDILDFSKIEAGKMTLEVADVNLRALIHDVMTLTEGLASQKGLALEVNIAPDVPEEFRGDPIRLRQILFNLVGNAIKFTKRGRVVVAVSLQSTVPDRPEGVILQWSVRDTGIGLTPEQQSQLFKAYAQAEASTARRFGGTGLGLMICRQLVELMGGTIAVDSVVGEGSTFRYTTHLLPAIHREIVASLSGTDQHGEGNQVGPLRVLVADDNEINQVVACKFLQKLGCQVELARTGREAVEAITRTAYDVVLMDCEMPDMDGYEASKAIRLREEGTLSHLPIMALTGHASDDDAQKCLMAGMDTVLTKPLTLPTLRTNLKKLLQQTHS; the protein is encoded by the coding sequence ATGGAGTCTGTTCAGGAAGGTATTGTCTTCGTGGATCGCGAGAATCGAATCGTGTCGCTGAATTCTGTCGCACAACAACTGCTCGGGCGAGGCCGTACGGTCGTAGGGGCAGGGTTGCATGACATTCTTAGGTGTTTCATATCAGGTGAACAGGAGGCTGCTCAGTGCCCGCTCAATCGGATGGTGAGGACCGGCGAACTGGTGGTCATTCCCTCCCATTTCTGGAAACGGGAGGACGATACACAATTCGAGCTGTCACTCTCGTTCTGGCCTCGAATGCAGGATGGGGTTCAGGTTGGAGCTGTGGTCGTGGTCCATGATCTGACCACCGCGATGGAGATTCAACGTGATGTTCAACGTGCCGCACGGCTTGCCGAAGACGCACCGAATCCCATCGTGGAATTTGACGCGACAGGGTCAGTGCTGTATGCAAACCACGGCATGCTGCATGTGATGGGCGAATGGGGATTACTTGAATCCGGGATAGAAGCAATGTTCCCTGAGAATCTATCGACCATGCTCCATGAATGCCTGACAACGGATGTTCCGTTGGCCGGAGTTGAGCATGTTCTGGTTGATCACGTCATTGCCTGGTCATTCTTCCCGCTCAAGGAATTGGGACTGGTCCGTGCGTATGGTCTCGATATCACGTCGGACGTGGCGCTGCGTCGTGCGAAAGAAGCCGCAGAAGAGTCTGCTCGGGCGAAGAGTACCTTTTTGGCGACAATGAGTCACGAGCTGCGAACTCCGATGAACGGAGTGTTGGGATGTACGCAGTTGCTTAAGGATTCATCGTTGAGCGATCAGCAACGTGAGCTGATTGAGACCATGCATCGATCCGCCGATGCGTTGCTGACATTGGTGAACGACATTCTTGATTTTTCAAAGATCGAAGCAGGCAAGATGACCTTGGAAGTCGCAGACGTCAATCTGCGGGCCTTGATCCATGATGTGATGACGTTAACCGAGGGGTTAGCGTCTCAGAAAGGTCTTGCCCTTGAGGTGAACATTGCGCCGGATGTTCCGGAGGAGTTCCGAGGGGATCCGATCAGGTTACGGCAAATTCTCTTCAATCTCGTCGGGAACGCGATCAAGTTCACGAAGCGTGGTCGTGTGGTGGTTGCTGTCTCGCTACAATCGACTGTGCCGGATCGTCCTGAGGGCGTCATCTTGCAGTGGAGCGTTCGTGATACTGGCATTGGGTTGACCCCTGAACAACAGTCTCAACTGTTTAAGGCCTATGCCCAGGCAGAAGCCTCAACTGCGAGGCGATTCGGAGGAACCGGGCTCGGGCTTATGATTTGTCGCCAACTTGTCGAGCTGATGGGTGGGACCATCGCTGTCGACAGTGTCGTTGGTGAAGGCAGCACCTTTCGTTATACGACTCATCTTCTGCCTGCCATTCATCGGGAAATTGTCGCATCATTGTCCGGAACTGACCAACATGGGGAGGGAAATCAGGTCGGGCCACTCCGAGTCTTGGTTGCGGATGACAATGAAATTAATCAGGTCGTGGCCTGTAAGTTCTTGCAGAAGCTCGGATGTCAGGTCGAATTGGCCCGCACGGGCCGTGAAGCGGTGGAGGCGATCACTCGAACTGCGTATGACGTCGTGTTGATGGATTGTGAGATGCCAGATATGGATGGCTATGAAGCTAGCAAAGCAATACGTCTTCGTGAGGAGGGGACGCTGAGCCATCTGCCCATCATGGCTCTCACCGGCCATGCATCAGATGACGATGCCCAGAAGTGTCTTATGGCTGGTATGGATACCGTGTTAACGAAGCCGCTCACATTGCCCACACTCCGCACCAATCTTAAGAAATTGCTGCAACAAACCCACTCCTGA
- a CDS encoding peroxiredoxin — translation MAIRLGDDAPNFTAETTEGTINFHEWLGTSWGIFFSHPKDYTPVCTTELGTVARISQEFKKRGVKVIAISVDPMDSHKGWINDINETQKTTMNYPIIADPDKKVATLYDMIHPNAIDNMTVRSVFIIGPDKKVKLTLTYPASCGRNFDELLRVIDSLQLTSKYKVATPANWKDGEECIITPAVGDAEAQQLFPKGFTTVKPYLRYTPQPDR, via the coding sequence ATGGCGATACGATTGGGCGATGATGCCCCGAACTTTACGGCTGAAACGACAGAGGGTACGATCAATTTTCATGAATGGCTGGGCACCAGTTGGGGAATTTTCTTCTCCCATCCCAAGGACTATACCCCTGTTTGTACGACGGAATTAGGGACGGTGGCCAGAATTTCTCAGGAGTTCAAGAAGCGGGGAGTCAAGGTGATCGCAATCAGTGTGGATCCCATGGATTCTCACAAAGGTTGGATCAATGACATCAACGAAACCCAGAAGACGACGATGAACTACCCCATTATCGCCGATCCGGACAAGAAGGTGGCGACGCTCTACGACATGATTCACCCAAACGCCATCGATAACATGACCGTGCGATCGGTCTTCATTATTGGACCCGATAAAAAAGTAAAACTCACCCTGACCTATCCGGCTTCTTGTGGTCGTAACTTTGATGAACTGTTGCGGGTGATCGATTCGCTGCAGTTGACGTCCAAATACAAGGTGGCAACACCTGCCAATTGGAAAGATGGTGAAGAGTGCATCATTACTCCCGCTGTAGGTGATGCAGAAGCGCAACAACTGTTTCCTAAAGGGTTCACGACCGTGAAGCCGTATCTCCGCTACACGCCTCAGCCAGACCGATAA
- a CDS encoding lipocalin family protein, producing MKRVRAAFFTSAWLLIIVGCAGIESRQPLSTVSSVNLARYAGTWYEIARLPMWFQRHCVDSKAVYAILPNNKVHVHNECVTDSGTLDQVDGVATVVDPTTNAKLSVVFDNFFARLAGPSRDGNYWILELAPDYQVTMVGTPDRRYLWILSRTPNLDMTTYQGLITKAQNLGFPVSRLIKTKRPDGSSASSRGFLT from the coding sequence GTTGATCATCGTTGGATGCGCCGGGATCGAGTCCCGACAACCGCTTTCTACTGTCTCTTCGGTGAATCTCGCTCGTTATGCCGGGACGTGGTATGAGATCGCCAGGTTGCCGATGTGGTTTCAACGGCATTGCGTCGATTCGAAGGCCGTGTATGCGATACTCCCAAATAACAAGGTCCATGTGCATAACGAATGTGTGACTGACTCAGGGACCCTCGATCAAGTCGACGGGGTGGCGACGGTCGTTGACCCCACGACGAATGCCAAATTGTCGGTGGTATTCGACAATTTCTTTGCGCGGCTTGCTGGTCCGTCCCGTGATGGTAACTATTGGATCCTCGAGCTTGCCCCTGACTATCAGGTCACCATGGTCGGGACGCCGGACCGTCGCTACCTCTGGATCTTGTCACGTACTCCCAATCTCGACATGACCACCTATCAAGGCTTGATTACCAAGGCTCAGAATCTTGGTTTTCCTGTATCGAGGCTGATCAAAACGAAACGTCCCGACGGCAGTTCTGCCAGTTCTCGAGGGTTCCTGACGTAG
- a CDS encoding DUF5069 domain-containing protein, producing MNDIQKIRLRSPRASLGGYVLLPRLIDKVRLLAERQLPQDYWSNVLKAGNTLDGRFLTYAGVDAEGLRQAILSSQTDEDVLVWIQTHAKPTTAEDNRAWAEQLAAYRPDESVVEYRKRMYPELASIIDIALLSVFDLIDLDEGRLSLNQLRKSSVD from the coding sequence ATGAATGATATCCAGAAGATACGACTGCGTTCCCCTCGAGCATCACTCGGTGGGTATGTGCTGCTTCCACGATTGATCGACAAGGTCCGCTTGCTCGCCGAGCGCCAGCTCCCACAAGACTATTGGTCCAACGTCCTTAAAGCAGGGAACACACTCGATGGCCGATTCCTTACCTATGCCGGAGTGGACGCAGAAGGCCTGCGGCAAGCCATTCTTTCGAGTCAGACCGATGAAGATGTCTTGGTATGGATACAGACTCACGCGAAACCCACGACGGCCGAAGATAATCGAGCATGGGCAGAACAACTCGCAGCATACCGACCCGATGAGAGCGTCGTCGAGTACCGCAAACGCATGTACCCAGAACTCGCTTCAATAATCGATATCGCCCTTCTCAGCGTCTTTGACCTCATCGATTTGGACGAAGGACGGCTCTCGCTGAACCAACTGAGGAAGTCCTCAGTGGATTGA
- the msrB gene encoding peptide-methionine (R)-S-oxide reductase MsrB, translated as MPQKVQIDPIIKIAKTDEEWKKQLSAPAYRVLRHEDTERPFVNPLHENHESGIYYCSGCNLPLFSSEHKFDSGTGWPSFWQPIDPRVVETRTDFRLFIPRTEVHCARCEGHQGHVFKDGPKPTGLRYCINGAALKFLAG; from the coding sequence ATGCCTCAGAAAGTTCAAATCGATCCCATTATCAAAATAGCGAAGACCGATGAGGAGTGGAAGAAACAGCTATCGGCTCCCGCCTATCGTGTCCTACGGCATGAAGATACGGAGCGCCCGTTCGTGAATCCGTTACATGAGAATCATGAATCTGGGATCTATTATTGTTCGGGCTGTAACCTGCCGTTGTTCTCTTCTGAACACAAGTTCGACAGCGGTACAGGGTGGCCTAGCTTTTGGCAACCGATCGATCCACGAGTCGTCGAGACTCGAACCGACTTCAGACTCTTCATCCCACGAACGGAAGTTCATTGTGCCCGCTGTGAAGGCCACCAAGGCCATGTGTTTAAGGATGGGCCAAAGCCGACCGGGCTACGCTACTGCATTAACGGAGCGGCCCTGAAATTCCTGGCAGGATGA
- a CDS encoding DsbA family protein, whose amino-acid sequence MTTTPPAGRFFLYSDFNCPFCYALHERLHELGLLHLCEWRGVQHAPHLPRPMKPWDGSLGAELKHEVTVVQRLAPGLPISLPSGKPNTLPAIEQAAALLRQDIQLGMDFVKRTYGAFWCEGQDISDPHVVKRLSGAGGMDDVDDESRVIAQKWETAWHATGQNGVPLVVAPDGDLLVGCVPTDQVKSFFSTQV is encoded by the coding sequence ATGACGACGACTCCTCCAGCCGGCAGGTTTTTTCTGTATAGCGATTTCAACTGCCCGTTCTGTTATGCGTTGCATGAACGATTGCACGAGCTGGGGTTGCTTCATCTGTGTGAGTGGCGTGGAGTTCAACATGCACCGCATTTGCCGCGGCCTATGAAACCTTGGGATGGCTCCCTAGGTGCTGAGCTGAAGCATGAAGTGACGGTTGTGCAGCGACTCGCTCCCGGTCTTCCAATCAGCCTGCCGAGCGGAAAACCGAATACCTTACCGGCGATCGAACAAGCGGCTGCGCTACTGCGACAAGATATTCAGCTGGGGATGGACTTCGTGAAACGAACCTACGGTGCCTTCTGGTGCGAGGGGCAAGACATTTCTGATCCTCACGTTGTCAAGCGACTTTCGGGGGCAGGGGGTATGGATGACGTGGATGATGAGAGCCGTGTAATCGCCCAAAAATGGGAAACGGCTTGGCATGCTACCGGACAGAATGGGGTGCCGCTGGTCGTCGCTCCTGATGGTGATCTCTTGGTCGGCTGTGTGCCCACAGATCAGGTGAAGAGCTTCTTTTCCACCCAAGTTTGA
- a CDS encoding NAD(P)-dependent oxidoreductase: MVHPPERIGFVGVGRMGANMARRLQEQRYHIAVVHDCHTGAAEALAQELGSELATSPARVAELSDIVITVVSDDAAMREIYTDTDLTSLMAYAKDRLFINCATVTPTLHINIERAVERRGGTVLEACMASSITQARQGTLYLMCGGRQPVFERARPVLDALAQTIRYIGPAGEAAKVKALVNLVMNSNTVALAEGLGLGSALGLDLTLLREVFSQTGAASRVLETDGEDMQQRAHDCYFSVVHAAKDSAIALDLATQVGLSLPVGQSALNQYRRLIELGKGDLDKSAAAELTFRDRLGSPPKPS, from the coding sequence ATGGTGCATCCCCCTGAGCGTATTGGATTTGTTGGTGTCGGCCGTATGGGCGCCAATATGGCCAGGCGTTTACAAGAACAGAGATATCACATCGCCGTGGTTCACGACTGTCATACCGGAGCCGCGGAAGCTCTGGCACAGGAGCTGGGTTCAGAACTAGCCACGTCACCGGCGCGTGTCGCTGAGCTATCGGATATCGTCATAACGGTCGTATCCGACGACGCGGCAATGCGTGAAATTTATACCGACACGGACTTGACCAGCCTGATGGCATACGCGAAGGATCGCCTGTTCATCAACTGTGCAACTGTGACACCGACTCTTCACATTAACATCGAACGAGCAGTTGAACGACGTGGTGGTACTGTCCTTGAAGCCTGTATGGCGAGCAGTATCACGCAAGCGCGTCAGGGTACGCTCTATCTCATGTGCGGAGGTAGACAACCGGTGTTCGAACGAGCCCGTCCAGTGCTGGATGCCCTTGCTCAGACAATCCGATATATCGGTCCAGCCGGGGAGGCGGCAAAGGTGAAAGCCTTGGTGAACCTGGTGATGAACAGCAATACCGTTGCATTAGCCGAAGGTTTAGGACTGGGTTCGGCGCTCGGCCTCGATCTGACCCTGCTCCGGGAGGTCTTCAGCCAAACAGGAGCCGCTTCACGAGTCCTGGAAACGGACGGTGAAGATATGCAGCAACGGGCGCATGACTGCTACTTTTCGGTCGTTCACGCCGCAAAAGATTCGGCTATTGCGCTCGACTTAGCCACCCAGGTAGGTCTCTCCCTTCCAGTCGGACAATCCGCGTTAAATCAATATCGACGTTTGATTGAATTGGGCAAGGGTGACTTAGATAAATCCGCTGCAGCCGAATTAACCTTTCGAGATCGACTTGGCTCACCTCCAAAACCGAGTTGA